The genomic region AACCCTAAGGAGTGGGTTTGAAACGGACTCGATGAACACGACATTAATGCCGCTCTTTAGGGAATTAATGACGTTATTGGTGCCCGGGTCTGTAATTACCGTCTTAATGCCGAACTTGCTCAGTCTCTCCATGAGGACTAGTGTTGAGCCGTAGACGTCGAGGGGCATGAGCACGGTGGAGTCCCTGGAGAGGAGGGCCATCATTAACGTGGTTATTGCAGCCATACCACTGGATGTCCCGAGGGCATCAACCCCATGCTCAAGCTCAGCCACTTTACTCTCCACGGCATGAACCGTTGGGTTATCCTCCCTACTATACTTAAGCGGTACTACGCCATGCAATGACGGCCTTCGCTCGGGCTCCCTATAATCGAAGAGTGAGGTTTGGTAAATGGGTTCAATGATGGAGCCCATGTTGTCATCAACATGCCTCACACCTCCACGCACACTCTTTGTGCCCTTACCCACGAAGCTCACGATTTTGACAGAGGTATTAAGTATTGCGTACCTAATCACTGATTTTTGACCTAATATTCATTTCAATCTCCTGACTAATCTCACGCCCCCTCCTCGCAGTCTCCTCAATCATCCTCATAATCAAGCCCCTAAGACCACCCTCCTCAGCGACCTTAATACCCCTAATGGTGACACCGCCAGGTGTCGTAACCTCCTCAATCACCTCCCACGGCCTTCTGAATTTCAGCAACTCGGTGCTTGTTTCCAACGTGCCAATAGCCAACTCCCAGGAAATGTCAGTCGGTATGCCAAGCAGTAATCCGGCTTCCCAGAGGGCCTCGAGTATCAGCGCCATGAAGGCAGGCCCTGAACCGCTAATGGCGGTTATCGCGTCCATATAGCGCTCATTAACGACAATACACCTACCCATGGAGCCGAATATACCGCACGCCCTCTTAATATCGTCATCAGAGGTTCTCGAGCCTGGCGCAATGGCGGTCACTCCCCTCTCTATCACAATGCCTATGTTCGGCATTGCCCTAATCACCTTAGAGGGCACGACACCCTCAATAATACTGGTAGTAACCCCCGCAACCACGGAGAT from Vulcanisaeta distributa DSM 14429 harbors:
- the proC gene encoding pyrroline-5-carboxylate reductase; this translates as MGGFIARYAIIGLGKIGTAIAKSLIKSGVDPSNISGSVRRVESINRVRHELPGVFVTTNNAEVVKDADIVILAVKPYQVLDALMPIRNVLNSDQLLISVVAGVTTSIIEGVVPSKVIRAMPNIGIVIERGVTAIAPGSRTSDDDIKRACGIFGSMGRCIVVNERYMDAITAISGSGPAFMALILEALWEAGLLLGIPTDISWELAIGTLETSTELLKFRRPWEVIEEVTTPGGVTIRGIKVAEEGGLRGLIMRMIEETARRGREISQEIEMNIRSKISD